The Myxococcus virescens region AGGTGCCCGTGCCCTCGTTCGCCACCCACGCGATGCCCGTCGGGTTGAAGGCAAGCCCCCAGGCGTTGACGAGGTGCGGATCGACATGCTCGGCGCCAAGCGCCGGACTGTTGGCCACGAGGTTGCGTTGTGTGTAGCCGCCCGCCACCGAGCAGTCAGTCGGAGGCGCGGGTGGCATTGCCGCCCTGGCGACCGGGACGACGAGGACCGCGACCGCCGCGGACAACACACCTTGCGTCAACGTGGACCTGCGAGTGTTCATCATGATTCCCCCTCTGAGACGGCGAACCGCCGTGTGCTCATTGAGCAACAAGTTGGGAGGGCGTCTCCGGATGAACAACCGGCACTGCTGCCCAGGACCATTGCACACCGGACGGCAGAATCCGGCCCGCGGGGGCTGCCTGCACTACTCGCCTCGGGACGCCTTGTCCTCGCGCCACCAGTGGCTCATGCGCTCATGAATCTCCGCCTCGTAGCCTTCCTTGCTCGGGCGATAGAAGACGGAACGCTCCAGCGGGGCGGGCAGGTACGTCTGCCCGGGCACGTAGTGGTCCTTGAAGTTCCAGGGCGTCTGGTAGCCCTTGCCGTGCCCCAGCTCCTTCATCAGCTCGGTGGGCGCGTTGCGGATGTGGAGCGGAGGCTCCGCGTTGGGGTGCTCCTGGAGCGCCGCCATCGCCGCGTCCAGCGCCGCATAGGCACGGTTGCTCTTCTTCGCCGTGGCCAGCAGGACGACGGCGTGCGCCACGCAGATGCGCCCCTCCGGCATGCCCATGGCGTGGAAGGCCTCCTCGCAGTCGCGCACGATGCTGATGGCCTCCGGCATCGCCATGCCCACGTCCTCCACGGCAATCACCTTGAGCCGTCGCCACAGTGACGCCACGTCGCCCGTCTGGAGCAGCTTCGCCGCCCAGAAGACGGCGCCCTGGACGTTGGAGCCCCTGCACGACTTCTGCAGCGCGCTCAACAAGTCGTAGTGCTGGTCGCCGTCCTTGTCGTGGCGGGACAGGCTGGTGCCCACCGCCTCGCGCGCCGTCTCGGGCGTAATCTCCGCGCCGTCCGCGGTGAGGCTGGCCGCCAGCTCCAGCGCGCCCAGCGCCTTGCGCACGTCGCCCACGCCGCCCTTCGCCAGCAGCGTCAGCGCCTCCTCCCCCACCGTCAGGTTGCGCGCGCCCAAGCCCCGCTTCGAGTCACCGAGCGCCCGCGTCAGCGCCGACTGGATGTCCGCGACGGTGAGCTCCTTGAGCTGGAACACGCGGCACCGGCTGACGAGCGCGGGGCGGACCTCGAAGCTGACGTTCTCCGTGGTGGCGCCCAGGAGGACGAAGAGGCCGCTCTCCACGTGGGGCAGCGCCTGCTCCTGCACGTTCTTCGCCCAGCGGTGGATTTCGTCGACGAAGAGGACGGTGCGGCGGCTGTACTGGTTGCGCAGGCGCTCGGCCTCGGCCACCACCTCGCGGATGCGGGGGATGCCATCCGACACGGCGGAGAGAATGACGAACTCCGCGTCCACACCGGTGGCCATCATCCGCGCGAGCGTCGTCTTGCCCACGCCTGGAGGCCCCCAGAAGAGGGAGGACACGATGGCCTTGCGCTCGATGAGCTGGCGCAGCGGACGGCCCGGGCCCAGCAGGTGGGACTGGCCGATGAACTCGTCAGGCGTGCGAGGCCGCATCCGCTCCGCCAGGGGCGCGAAGCGATTCACGTCGACAGAGGCGGAGAAGAGGTCAGGTCCAGCGCTCATCGGGCCGCAGGCTCTCCCCTCCGTGGCCCAGGGTCAATCGTCCGAATCGAGCGGCTCGACGAGCACCTGTCCCAATGTCAGGTCGTTCAACGCGGTCCGCAGGGCCTCCACCTGGGTGACGGGCAGCTCCAGCCGGTACCCCACGGTGGCCGAATACTCCTCCGCCAGCACCTGCACCTCGTAGGACGGCAGCAGGCGGCGCAGCCCATCGACGTGGGTGTACTCCACCTCGACGGCCAGTCGCGTCTTGCGCACACGCTCCGTGGTGGGGAGGCTTTCGAGCGCCTGCTGGACGCCAGCGGTATAGGCGCGCACCAGCCCGCCCTTCCCCAGCAGCGTTCCGCCGAAGTACCGGGTGACGACCATGGCCACGTCGCCCACGCCCCCGTGGAGCAGGGCGGTGAGCATGGGCCGGCCGGCCGTCCCATGGGGCTCGCCGTCGTCGCTCATGCCCACCTGGGCGGTGGAGCCCGGAGGCCCGACGACGAAGGCCCAGCAGTTGTGGGTGGCGTCGGCGAACTCCTCGCGGACGCGGGCGATGAAGGCCTTCGCCTCCTCCACGGTGGGCGCATGGGCGGCCGTGGTGATGAAGCGGCTCTTTTGGATGTCCTGCTCCACCCGGTGGAGCCCGGCCGGGATGGGGTAGCGCTTCTCGTCCATGGGTGCGGTGGCTTGCGCAGTGTCTCATATCGCCAGCAGCCGTCCCCCCGCCACAGGCCGACGCGAAGGAAGAATCTGGAGGCGGCGCCGCGTTCCGGCCCAACGCCGATGTCCGGCCCCTGACACCCCATGCTCAACGCCCTCTCCCGCCGCCTGGCCGCCCTGCTCTCGCTGAGCCTCCTCTCCCTCGTGGGCATGCCCGCGGAAGCTGCTCGGAACACCGCCCCGCCTCAAGCGAGTGCCGAGGCCCGAACCTGCGGCCCCGTACAGGACCCGGACTGGATTCGAGGCGCCGTCGTGTACGGCGTCGTCCCGCCCCTCTTCGGGGAGCAGCCCTTCAAGGCCGTCACCGCGAAGCTGGACTACCTGCGAGACCTGGGCATCGACGTGCTCTGGCTGTCACCGGTGAACACGACGACGGACCCGGGGGACTTCGGCTACGCCGTCACCGACTACTTCGACGTCCGCCCTGACTACGGCACGAAGGCCGACTTCAAGGAACTCATCGACCAGGCGCACGCGCGCGGCATGAAGGTGATGATGGACTTCGTGCCCAACCACACGTCGAACGCGCACCCCTACTTCCGGGACGTGCTCGCGAAGGGCAAGCAGTCGCCGTACTACGGCTACTACGACCGCGACGCCCAGGGGCAGCCGACGCACTACTTCGACTGGAAGCACCTGCCGAACCTCAACTACGACAACCCGAAGGTCACCGCGATGGTGCACCGGGCCTTCCAGTATTGGGTCCGCGAGTTCGACGTGGATGGCTTCCGCGTGGACGTGGCCTGGGGCGTGAAGGAGCGGCGCCCTGGCTTCTGGTGCGACGTGTCCACGGCGCTGCGGAAGGAGAAGCCAGACGTGTACCTGCTCGCGGAGGCGAGCGCGCATGACCCGTACTTCGTGCGCAACGGCTTCAATGCGGCGTATGACTGGAGCGCCTCGCTGGGCCACTGGGCCTGGGAGGGCGTCTTCGAGGACCGCCAGCAGGTGGCTCCGAAGCTGTACGCGGCCCTGAGGGGCGGGCAGACGCCCGAGGACCGCGTGGCCCGCTTCCTCAACAACAACGACACGGCGAAGCGCTTCATCGGCCGCCATGGCCCCGGCTCGACGCGGGTGGCCGCCGCGCTGCTCCTCACCCTGCCCGGCATCCCCATCGTCTACACGGGCGACGAGGTGGGCGCCGAGTACGAGCCCTACCAGGAGCCACCGCCCCTCTCCTGGGATGAGGACCCACACGGCCTGCGGGAGCACTACCGGAAGCTCATCGACCTGCGGGACACGCACCCCGCGCTCGCTGGTGGCGCCTGGGTGCCGGTCCCCGTGAAGGACAACCCCTCCGCGATGGCCTACCTGCGCCATCAGGACGGGGCGAGCGAGCCCGTGCTCGTCGTGCTGAACTTCGGGCCCGCCAGGACGCTGCGCCTGTCCCTCCCCCAGGCCTACGCAAGCCTGTCCAGGCATGCGTCCCTGAAGGACCTGCTGGGCGAACGAGATGTCCCCATCCGCGCCGAGGGGACGCGGCTCGAGGTGGCAATGCCTGCGTCGGGCGCGGTGCTGCTCACGCCCCGAAGCTGAGCGCGCGCGGGGAAGACGTTCCCCCCGTGGGTGGTTTCAACTTCACGAAGCAGCGCTCCGAAGAAGGCTGCACGTAAGGTCGTCACCGAGTCTGAAACTCGACGTGGCGCCCGTGGCCCCACGGTCTCCGTGGGGTCCTTGGCCCGTCGACTCATCTCACTGAAGTGGGTGCATGCCCCTTCGCACGCGACTGCTTCGTCCTTTTTGAAGGGAGCGCCTCCGAGCGCTCACGCCTGACGCAGCACCAGCAGCCGAAGCTCCGTCATGTCCTCGATGGCGTACTTCACGCCCTCGCGGCCGATGCCCGAGCCCTTCACGCCCCCGTAGGGCATGGTGTCGACGCGGAAGCTCGGCACGTCGCCCACGACGACACCGCCCACCTCCAGTTCGTCCCAGGCCTTCATCGCCCGCGACAGGTCCTGCGTGAAGAGGCCCGCCTGGAGCCCGAAGCGCCCGCTGTTCACCTGGGCCAGTGCTTCGTCGAAGCGGTCAAAGGACTGGAGCAGGACGACCGGGCCGAAGGCCTCCTCTGTACTCAGCGCCGCATCGGCGGGCACCGCCTCCAGCACCGTGGCATCGAGCACCGAGCCCCGCCGTCCGCCCCCCGTGAGGACCCGCGCTCCACGCTGTACGGCCTGCTGAATCCAGCCCTCCAGGCGCCGCGCCGCGGGCTCATCAATCATGGGCCCCAGCGTCGTGGCCTCGTCCGACGGATTGCCCGGCCGCAGCGCCTTCGCTCGTTCAACGAGCTTCTCGCGAAGCGCGTCGTACAGCGACGCATGGACCAGCACGCGCTGCACCGAGATGCAGCTCTGCCCCGCCTGGAAGAAGGCCCCCTGCGCCACCCGGTCCGCGATGAAGTCCAGCGGCGCGCCCGGCGCCTCGTCCACCACGCACGCCGCGTTGCCGCCCAGCTCCAGCACCACCTTCTTCCGGCCCGCCCGCGCCTTCAGCTCCCAGCCCACCTTCTCCGAGCCCGTGAACGAGAGCAGCTTCAGCCGGTCGTCCTCGATGAGCGGCCCGATGTCGTCCAGCCGCACGGGCAGCACGGAGAATGCCCCCTCGGGCAGCTCCGTCTCCGCCAGGACCTCCGCCATGATGAGCGCGCTCACCGGCGTGCGGTCCGAAGGCTTGAGGATGAACGGGCAGCCCGCGGCGATGGCCGGCGCCACCTTGTGCGCCACCAGGTTGAGCGGGAAGTTGAACGGGGTGATGAACGAGCACGGCCCCACCGGCACGCGCTGGGTGAAGCCCCGGTAGCCCGCGGCGCGCTTCGACACCTCCAGGTTCAGCACCTCGCCCCCGCCGCGCACGGCCTCCTCGGCGGCGGCCTTGAAGGTGTCGATGAGCCGGTCCACCTCTCCCCGCGCGTCGCGCAGCGGCTTGCCTGCTTCGATGCAGAGCGCCAGGGCCAGCTCCTCCGCGCGTTCGCGGAAGCGGCGCACGCAGTGTTCGAGCACCGCCTGCCGCGCGTACGGCGCCAGCTTTCGCATGGGCTCGGCGGCGCGCACGGCGGCGGCGATGGCTTCCTCGACAGCCGCGGCGTCCGCGACCGCGACGTGCGTCACGACCTCACCCGAGTACTTGTGGGTGACGGCCAGCGCCGCGTTGGGCTGCCGGGGCCGGTTGGCCAGGTAGTACGGATAACGTTCAGCCAGCATGGTGTTCCTCCAGTGTTCGCGAACCGCCGTCCCCCTCAGAGCGCGGCGAGTTCCTCCGCGCCCGCGCCGAGCGCCCGTGCGTTGTCCGAGTAGTCGATGGGCACGTCGATGACGTGGACGCCGCTCGACGCCAGGCAGCGAGCCAGCGTCGCGCCGAACTCCGTCGCGCTGGTCGGCCGGTGGCCATGGGCCCCATACGCCTCCGCGTAGCGAACGAAGTCCGGGTTCCCCAGCGCCATGCCGAAGTCCGGCAGGCCCATCTCCCCCTGCTTCCAGCGAATCATCCCGTAGCCGTCGTCGCGCACGACGACCACCGTCAGGTCCAGGCCCAGCCGGACGGCCGTCTCCAGCTCCTGCGAGTTCATCATGAACCCACCGTCTCCGCAGACCGCCACCACCTTGCGGCGGGGATGCACCAGCTTCGCCGCGATGGCCGACGGCAACCCTGCCCCCATCGTCGCCAGCGCGTTGTCGAGCAGCAGCGTGTTGGGCCGGCGCGTGCGGTAGTAGCGAGCGAACCACAGCTTGTACATGCCGTTGTCCAGGCACACGATGCCGTCGTCCGGCAGCGCGCGCCGCAGCTCGGCGACGAGCCGCGCGGGGTAGATGGGGAAGCGGTCGTCATCCCCACCGTGCGCGAGCTGCGCCTCGAGTCCCGCGCGGAACTTCTCGAAGGGCCCGAAGTCCCAGTGCACGCGAGGCCCCAGCCCTTCACCGATGCGCCACACCGCGTTCGCGATGTCGCCCGTCACCTCCAGCTGCGGGAAGTACACGGGGTCCACGGCCGCCGAAGAGAAGTTGAGATGCACCACCGTGCGGCGGCTGTCGCGCATGAAGAACGGCGGCTTCTCGATGACGTCGTGGCCCACGTTGATGATGCAGTCCGAGACCTCGATGGCGCGGTGGACGAAGTCCCCCTCCGACAGCGCCGCCGTGCCCAGCC contains the following coding sequences:
- a CDS encoding replication-associated recombination protein A, translated to MSAGPDLFSASVDVNRFAPLAERMRPRTPDEFIGQSHLLGPGRPLRQLIERKAIVSSLFWGPPGVGKTTLARMMATGVDAEFVILSAVSDGIPRIREVVAEAERLRNQYSRRTVLFVDEIHRWAKNVQEQALPHVESGLFVLLGATTENVSFEVRPALVSRCRVFQLKELTVADIQSALTRALGDSKRGLGARNLTVGEEALTLLAKGGVGDVRKALGALELAASLTADGAEITPETAREAVGTSLSRHDKDGDQHYDLLSALQKSCRGSNVQGAVFWAAKLLQTGDVASLWRRLKVIAVEDVGMAMPEAISIVRDCEEAFHAMGMPEGRICVAHAVVLLATAKKSNRAYAALDAAMAALQEHPNAEPPLHIRNAPTELMKELGHGKGYQTPWNFKDHYVPGQTYLPAPLERSVFYRPSKEGYEAEIHERMSHWWREDKASRGE
- a CDS encoding YigZ family protein, which encodes MDEKRYPIPAGLHRVEQDIQKSRFITTAAHAPTVEEAKAFIARVREEFADATHNCWAFVVGPPGSTAQVGMSDDGEPHGTAGRPMLTALLHGGVGDVAMVVTRYFGGTLLGKGGLVRAYTAGVQQALESLPTTERVRKTRLAVEVEYTHVDGLRRLLPSYEVQVLAEEYSATVGYRLELPVTQVEALRTALNDLTLGQVLVEPLDSDD
- a CDS encoding alpha-amylase family glycosyl hydrolase, encoding MLNALSRRLAALLSLSLLSLVGMPAEAARNTAPPQASAEARTCGPVQDPDWIRGAVVYGVVPPLFGEQPFKAVTAKLDYLRDLGIDVLWLSPVNTTTDPGDFGYAVTDYFDVRPDYGTKADFKELIDQAHARGMKVMMDFVPNHTSNAHPYFRDVLAKGKQSPYYGYYDRDAQGQPTHYFDWKHLPNLNYDNPKVTAMVHRAFQYWVREFDVDGFRVDVAWGVKERRPGFWCDVSTALRKEKPDVYLLAEASAHDPYFVRNGFNAAYDWSASLGHWAWEGVFEDRQQVAPKLYAALRGGQTPEDRVARFLNNNDTAKRFIGRHGPGSTRVAAALLLTLPGIPIVYTGDEVGAEYEPYQEPPPLSWDEDPHGLREHYRKLIDLRDTHPALAGGAWVPVPVKDNPSAMAYLRHQDGASEPVLVVLNFGPARTLRLSLPQAYASLSRHASLKDLLGERDVPIRAEGTRLEVAMPASGAVLLTPRS
- a CDS encoding aldehyde dehydrogenase family protein; translated protein: MLAERYPYYLANRPRQPNAALAVTHKYSGEVVTHVAVADAAAVEEAIAAAVRAAEPMRKLAPYARQAVLEHCVRRFRERAEELALALCIEAGKPLRDARGEVDRLIDTFKAAAEEAVRGGGEVLNLEVSKRAAGYRGFTQRVPVGPCSFITPFNFPLNLVAHKVAPAIAAGCPFILKPSDRTPVSALIMAEVLAETELPEGAFSVLPVRLDDIGPLIEDDRLKLLSFTGSEKVGWELKARAGRKKVVLELGGNAACVVDEAPGAPLDFIADRVAQGAFFQAGQSCISVQRVLVHASLYDALREKLVERAKALRPGNPSDEATTLGPMIDEPAARRLEGWIQQAVQRGARVLTGGGRRGSVLDATVLEAVPADAALSTEEAFGPVVLLQSFDRFDEALAQVNSGRFGLQAGLFTQDLSRAMKAWDELEVGGVVVGDVPSFRVDTMPYGGVKGSGIGREGVKYAIEDMTELRLLVLRQA
- a CDS encoding acetolactate synthase large subunit; the protein is MKAADLFVKALEAEGVRSVFGLPGEENLDVIEAMRAAGMRLVLTRHEQAAGFMAATYGRLTGRAGVVLSTLGPGATNLVTAAAYAQLGAMPMVMVTGQKPIRAGKQGHFQIVDVVGMMRPLTKLTRTLVSAEHVPSAVREAFRRAEEERPGATHLELPEDVAREATDAVLLAPSAHRRPVADEASIALAVEAIASARRPLLMIGAGANRKLTSEMLRVFVDKTGIPFFSTQMGKGVVDESHPLWLGTAALSEGDFVHRAIEVSDCIINVGHDVIEKPPFFMRDSRRTVVHLNFSSAAVDPVYFPQLEVTGDIANAVWRIGEGLGPRVHWDFGPFEKFRAGLEAQLAHGGDDDRFPIYPARLVAELRRALPDDGIVCLDNGMYKLWFARYYRTRRPNTLLLDNALATMGAGLPSAIAAKLVHPRRKVVAVCGDGGFMMNSQELETAVRLGLDLTVVVVRDDGYGMIRWKQGEMGLPDFGMALGNPDFVRYAEAYGAHGHRPTSATEFGATLARCLASSGVHVIDVPIDYSDNARALGAGAEELAAL